A window of the Dyadobacter pollutisoli genome harbors these coding sequences:
- a CDS encoding chloride channel protein yields the protein MRNSSIKKYYSFLKFRRNFTRYSIGKFRSYEIVIFWLKSFLTRSQFLILSGILVGSTAGFAGVILKSLVHYIHYVITAKVHFEDQILFYLIFPFLGIVITTIVVKYIFNGQDKKGIPVILHEIAQNASKVSPVKMYSQIVQSAITVGFGGSAGLESPIAVTGAAIGSNFAQTYKLDYKERTLLLAAGATAGIAAAFNAPIAGVMFAIEILLTGVVFSDFIPLVVAAVCGSLISRILLKEEVLFLFRSRGTFDYHNLPYYLLLGILCGLYARYFLLIARYIEGFFHSLKMSRVQKAMLGGSILSLLCVLYPPLFGEGYETIKSFTNGEIQKVISNSFFRYIGYREWVIILFVGVICLLKAFATSITIQSGGNGGNFAPSLFAGGSLGYAFALLCMRAGMADVPMTNLILVGMAGVMSGVLYAPLTAIFLIAESSSGYDLFIPLMIVSVIAFLMAKWFSPTSPEMERFVKERQIFTREHDKNLLSLLHTMDLVDKDTQLISETASMNELMEVLKNGHRNLIAVLNDKSVLTGIINLDGIRPILFGGELDKSLEVKSLMKPVGRVVYESDSVVDVAKKFDETALWNLPVIKTNGEFAGFISKSSVLDRYRKLLQEHSG from the coding sequence GTGAGAAATAGCAGTATTAAAAAATATTACAGTTTTCTAAAGTTCAGGCGCAATTTTACGCGTTACAGCATTGGTAAATTCAGAAGCTACGAAATCGTTATCTTTTGGCTTAAAAGTTTTCTTACCAGAAGCCAGTTTCTGATACTTTCAGGTATTTTGGTGGGAAGCACCGCTGGCTTTGCCGGGGTAATTTTGAAATCGCTGGTTCATTATATCCACTATGTGATCACTGCGAAGGTCCACTTCGAAGACCAGATACTCTTCTACCTCATTTTTCCGTTTTTGGGGATTGTCATCACTACCATCGTTGTGAAATACATTTTTAATGGTCAGGATAAAAAGGGAATTCCCGTGATCCTGCACGAAATTGCTCAAAACGCCAGCAAGGTATCGCCGGTGAAAATGTATTCGCAGATCGTACAGAGCGCAATTACGGTGGGTTTTGGAGGTTCTGCGGGATTAGAAAGCCCCATCGCTGTTACCGGCGCAGCGATCGGTTCCAATTTCGCACAGACTTACAAGCTGGATTACAAGGAGCGGACATTGTTGCTCGCTGCCGGTGCCACAGCTGGCATCGCGGCTGCGTTTAATGCACCTATCGCCGGTGTCATGTTCGCCATAGAGATTTTACTTACCGGAGTTGTCTTTTCAGATTTTATTCCGCTTGTTGTAGCTGCGGTATGCGGAAGTTTGATATCGCGCATACTGCTCAAGGAAGAGGTACTCTTCCTTTTTCGTTCACGCGGGACATTTGACTATCACAATCTCCCTTATTACCTGCTTTTAGGAATTCTTTGTGGTCTTTATGCCAGGTATTTTCTGTTGATAGCAAGATACATAGAAGGATTTTTTCATTCATTAAAAATGTCAAGGGTTCAGAAGGCAATGCTGGGGGGCTCGATACTGTCCTTGCTTTGTGTGCTGTACCCTCCCTTGTTTGGAGAAGGATATGAGACGATCAAATCCTTTACAAACGGAGAAATTCAGAAAGTAATCAGCAATAGCTTTTTCCGATACATCGGATATCGGGAATGGGTTATCATTTTATTTGTCGGTGTAATTTGTCTGCTCAAAGCTTTCGCTACATCCATCACCATTCAGAGTGGCGGCAATGGCGGCAATTTTGCGCCGTCGCTTTTTGCGGGAGGGTCGTTGGGCTACGCATTTGCCCTGCTTTGTATGCGGGCTGGCATGGCAGATGTGCCTATGACGAACCTGATTCTTGTTGGTATGGCGGGGGTAATGAGTGGTGTGCTCTACGCTCCCTTGACTGCTATTTTCCTGATTGCCGAATCCAGTTCCGGATATGATCTTTTTATCCCTCTGATGATAGTTTCGGTCATTGCTTTTTTAATGGCCAAATGGTTTTCTCCAACCTCACCGGAAATGGAAAGGTTTGTCAAGGAAAGGCAGATCTTTACCAGGGAGCATGATAAAAATTTATTATCGTTGCTTCATACGATGGATTTAGTCGACAAGGATACCCAGCTTATCAGCGAAACTGCTTCAATGAATGAGCTCATGGAGGTTTTGAAGAATGGGCACCGAAACCTGATTGCAGTTTTAAACGACAAGTCTGTACTGACTGGAATTATCAATCTCGATGGGATAAGACCAATACTGTTTGGCGGGGAGCTGGATAAATCATTAGAGGTAAAAAGTCTGATGAAACCAGTCGGAAGGGTTGTTTATGAGTCAGATTCAGTTGTCGATGTCGCGAAGAAATTTGACGAAACCGCGTTGTGGAACCTGCCCGTGATTAAAACCAACGGAGAGTTCGCAGGTTTTATCTCCAAATCAAGTGTGCTTGACCGATATAGGAAGCTTTTGCAGGAACACTCAGGCTAG